In one Leishmania major strain Friedlin complete genome, chromosome 13 genomic region, the following are encoded:
- a CDS encoding putative ras-like small GTPases — protein sequence MILPRYAYAHADMDQKQMQKLLLMGPGGAGKTCMRSIIFDNYLPRDALRLGITISLDQSQVHILRNLFLNLWDCGGQHRYVTEYLNRQKEYIFRYVGVMLFVFDINSMCRDSHGGIGGLGGVGGESSSATTDWKLPEMLEYFREAMRFIRQYSPKAKVFVLLHKIDLIHKDIREEIFQARKQEILNCIDSDNGMNIEFFGTSIWSDSLYLAYSSVVRSLVPHRDVLVEMMRGIAMACDAAEVALYERSTFLCLTHINRKAAADGSKALFLQGDGELRTTEVSETVKHFKLSCMNNTTSLGGLSITTETFTALLCPFTECTHVLVVSVDPKVNVELHRLNVNAARRRFEQFLDSDEPTACAMREVL from the coding sequence ATGATTCTTCCGCGGTACGcatacgcgcacgcagacatgGATCAGAAGCAGATGCAGAAGCTGCTCCTTATGGGGCCTGGCGGAGCCGGAAAGACGTGCATGCGCAGCATCATCTTCGATAACTACCTCCCTCGCGACGCGCTGCGACTCGGCATCACCATTTCGCTCGATCAGAGTCAGGTGCACATATTGCGCAACCTCTTTTTGAACTTGTGGGACTGCGGCGGCCAGCACCGCTACGTCACGGAGTACTTGAATCGCCAGAAGGAGTACATCTTCCGCTACGTTGGCGTCATGCTCTTTGTGTTTGATATCAACAGCATGTGCCGCGACAGCCACGGCGGGATCGGCGGCCTTGGTGGCGTTGGtggcgagagcagcagcgccacgacAGATTGGAAGCTGCCGGAGATGCTAGAGTACTTCCGCGAGGCAATGCGTTTTATTCGCCAATACAGCCCGAAGGCAAAGGTGTTCGTGCTCCTGCACAAGATCGACCTCATCCACAAGGACATACGCGAGGAGATTTTCCAGGCCCGCAAGCAAGAGATTCTGAACTGTATCGACTCTGACAACGGCATGAACATCGAGTTCTTCGGCACCAGCATTTGGTCGGATTCGCTTTACCTGGCCTACAGCTCGGTGGTGCGCTCGCTAGTGCCGCACCGCGACGTGCTGGTGGAGATGATGCGCGGCATCGCGATGGcgtgcgacgccgccgaggtggcgtTGTACGAGCGGAGCACCTTTCTATGCCTGACACACATCAACcgcaaggccgccgccgatggctCCAAGGCGCTGTTTCTGCAGGGCGACGGGGAGCTGCGCACGACAGAGGTGAGCGAGACGGTGAAGCACTTCAAGCTCAGCTGCATGAACAACACCACCAGCCTTGGCGGACTGAGCATCACCACAGAGACGTTCACGGCGCTCTTATGCCCGTTTACGgagtgcacgcacgtgctgGTCGTGTCGGTAGACCCGAAGGTGAACGTGGAACTGCATCGTCTCAACGTGAACGCCGCACGACGACGTTTTGAGCAGTTCCTGGACTCTGACGAGCCCACCGCGTGTGCGATGCGCGAAGTTCTGTAA
- a CDS encoding phosphoprotein phosphatase-like protein, whose translation METSLPLAISHQTKEEGDSVSSVHVLRPACFEASAITSGARGTIAAGKGSSNTNVDASPNVARVVTGSVEYYLTDCSPHIQGIHSPVLPTYSSNKPATSACATPSGCLVVPVPGAPQEAIPTVNSPSVPTVSANGRLKVSSRLGNISTGPCHVDAAGSWAASNCLLKTLDNSGNGISPLLLAPGNSPHDCGADPRLLISESSSTIADELENDKPPLSSTGKGSEAKRFFGATPRSGEFSPLIEWLLRRGERGDVGAPTASQKDGDEYTQASFFNEDYIMNLCAAATAVLGKEPALLDLEVVAHDTLVVVGDIHGQFQDLYTSVLCQQYDRRRCNPEGRDCRFLFMGDYVDRGPHSLEVVLLLLALKVEYPTLVYLTRGNHEEEKTSRVYGFLTEATSSLGAAAGTAVWSAVNKVFLDLPLAAIVQTLYMRFFVTHGGLSPGLQNVEDVASIDRHAYGTGDLSKEAHDIVDGLLWSDPCISTGLFSVSSRGCGWDFGPAASSDFCSRNKLNFICRAHQVAMDGYFWTHNDRVVTVFSAPNYCDINNNRGAVMVVSGEANKPSFEQYDCCDERDWPCLDSCFPHASFF comes from the coding sequence ATGGAAACGTCTCTACCGCTCGCCATCTCGCACCAGACTAAAGAGGAAGGCGACTCGGTAAGCAGCGTGCACGTCTTGCGTCCCGCGTGCTTCGAGGCCTCGGCCATTACCTCCGGCGCTCGCGGCACAATCGCGGCAGGGaaaggcagcagcaacaccaaTGTCGACGCATCCCCCAATGTCGCTCGTGTCGTGACAGGGAGCGTGGAGTACTACCTGACCGACTGTAGCCCCCACATCCAGGGCATCCATTCTCCTGTCTTGCCGACATACAGCAGCAACAAGCCCGCGACtagcgcctgcgccaccccTAGTGGTTGTCTCGTGGTACCGGTGCCTGGTGCACCGCAGGAAGCTATACCCACGGTGAACTCGCCGTCGGTGCCGACCGTCAGTGCCAACGGCCGTCTCAAGGTCTCGAGCCGCCTTGGCAACATCAGCACTGGTCCATGCCACGTTGATGCCGCCGGCTCGTGGGCCGCCTCCAACTGCCTCCTGAAGACGTTAGACAACTCCGGCAACGGGATCTCTCCACTCTTGCTCGCACCTGGGAACAGCCCCCACGACTGCGGCGCCGACCCCCGGCTGCTCATCTCGGAGAGCTCGTCGACAATCGCTGACGAGCTCGAGAACGATAAGCCGCCTCTCTCCAGCACCGGCAAGGGGAGTGAAGCGAAGCGCTTCTTCGGCGCGACGCCACGCAGCGGAGAGTTCTCGCCGCTGATCgagtggctgctgcgccgtggcgAGCGCGGTGACGTCGGTGCCCCGACGGCATCGCAGAAAGACGGCGACGAGTACACGCAGGCGAGCTTCTTCAACGAGGACTACATCATGAATttgtgcgctgcggcgacggcggtgctggggAAGgagccagcgctgctggatCTGGAGGTGGTAGCGCACGAcacgctggtggtggtgggcgacATCCACGGCCAGTTCCAGGACCTCTACACGAGCGTGCTCTGCCAGCAGTACGACCGGCGCCGTTGCAACCCCGAGGGACGCGACTGCCGCTTCCTGTTCATGGGTGACTACGTGGACCGTGGCCCGCACAGcctggaggtggtgctgctgctgctggcactGAAGGTGGAATATCCGACGCTAGTGTACCTGACGCGTGGCAaccacgaggaggagaagacgtCGCGCGTGTACGGCTTCTTGACGGAGGCGACGTCGTCgctcggcgccgcggccgggACGGCGGTGTGGAGTGCCGTGAACAAGGTGTTCCTCGACCTGCCGCTGGCTGCAATTGTGCAGACACTGTACATGCGCTTCTTTGTGACCCACGGCGGCCTCTCGCCGGGCTTGCAAAATGTGGAGGATGTCGCGAGCATTGATCGCCACGCGTATGGCACCGGGGATCTGtcgaaggaggcgcacgaTATTGTAGATGGCCTTCTCTGGTCCGACCCGTGCATCAGCACGGGCTTATTCTCTGTTAGCTCGCGAGGGTGCGGGTGGGACTTTGGCCCTGCTGCGTCGAGCGACTTCTGCAGCAGAAACAAGCTCAATTTTATTTGCCGCGCGCACCAGGTAGCGATGGATGGGTACTTCTGGACGCACAACGACCGCGTCGTGACGGTCTTTTCCGCACCGAACTACTGCGACATCAACAATAACCGTGGTGCCGTCATGGTAGTGTCTGGAGAGGCGAACAAGCCGTCCTTTGAACAGTACGACTGCTGCGATGAGAGGGACTGGCCGTGTCTGGACTCGTGCTTTCCACACGCCTCTTTCTTCTAG
- a CDS encoding ubiquitin-conjugating enzyme-like protein, giving the protein MVEVPRNFRLLEELETGEKGTGSNQNVSVGLRDTADIFFHYWNGTIVGPPSTAFEYRILSLEIYCDENYPKVPPHIRFLSKVNLPCVDPDGTVNRERFHVFRSWDRRTTMEMCLSELRKEMAQPQNRKLVQPPEGSMY; this is encoded by the coding sequence ATGGTCGAGGTGCCGCGTAACTTTCgcctgctggaggagctAGAGACCGGCGAGAAGGGCACGGGAAGCAACCAAAACGTCTCTGTGGGTCTCCGTGACACGGCTGACATCTTCTTCCACTACTGGAACGGCACCATTGTAGGCCCCCCTAGCACCGCCTTCGAGTACCGCATTCTGTCGCTTGAGATTTACTGCGATGAAAACTACCCGAAAGTGCCGCCGCACATCCGCTTCCTCAGCAAGGTGAACCTACCCTGCGTCGACCCCGATGGCACGGTGAATCGCGAAAGGTTCCACGTTTTCAGGAGCTGGGACCGCCGAACAACGATGGAAATGTGCCTGTCGGAGCTGCGGAAGGAGATGGCGCAGCCACAGAACCGCAAGCTGGTGCAGCCACCGGAGGGGTCTATGTACTAA
- a CDS encoding putative MCAK-like kinesin gives MESQLKQLLVQGGLEHTVQGFIDGGVTSVQQLKQLTMQDYHSVGVIVMTDRRKLFELIQFLKRDRANGSGGGMTPAAPVASMASKSPPPATEPASRLQAPTQAPALPARIPTPSRRATPTEAMQRRERERLAEQPRPMSTQRRDPNTDEGENAVRPAAAPAKPVSRPVSRVGASSPSPFGRRATGEGGNAQRRRASRITVVIRKRPLNASEQADGLYDILATDPDNNHIITLLEPRQKVDLTRYIEKHRFTYDKVMDDRKTNRDVYEEACKPLIETVFEGGCATCFAYGQTGSGKTYTMLGKDKQEGLYLMAAKDLWSRLSRGMGINVSFFEIYGGKLYDLLNERERLACREDSRGVINVCGLTEHRVDSTDHLMEIIDYGNTIRAAGSTGMNADSSRSHAILHITIVNEKNRFFGRFTFIDLAGSERGADTLDSDRTTRLEGAEINKSLFALKECIRALDQNHRHIPFRGSKLTAVLRDCFMGNSRTVMIGNISPASGSCEHTLNTLRYADRVKELKKDKSSHSAAEEIMMGQMPTEHVETVGISGSFAQRRAKERVITSSRSSSQTRTREPGTPNQKMVNSFHRHGDDSSDNTLRSNRSFGSRPVTSSSPQKKSYHRPTPTHSRGPSGMSSAMPTPVGDDSRYDSGDSLDAEEDNLILAHRHHIDCMMELLKDEMTQLNAAENPENSMSGYCRRVDAILSSQVRRIEELRRQLDQYTRHAGAAGRR, from the coding sequence ATGGAGTCtcagctgaagcagctgcttgTTCAGGGCGGGCTGGAGCACACGGTGCAGGGCTTCAttgacggcggcgtcacCTCTGTCcagcagctgaagcagctcACCATGCAGGACTACCACTCCGTCGGCGTCATCGTCATGACGGACCGTCGGAAGCTCTTCGAGCTCATCCAGTTTCTGAAGCGTGATCGGGcaaacggcagcggcggcggcatgaCACCTGCAGCACCGGTGGCGTCGATGGCCTCCAAGTCGCCGCCCCCGGCGACAGAGCCGGCGTCGCGTCTGCAGGCCCCCACTCAGGCCCCCGCGTTGCCCGCCCGCATCCCTACGCCGTCGCGCCGTGCAACCCCGACGGAAGCGATGCAGCGACGCGAACGGGAAAGGTTGGCcgagcagccgcggccgatgtcgacgcagcgccgtgaCCCCAACACAGACGAAGGCGAAAACGCCGTccgccctgccgctgcgccggcaaAGCCGGTGTCACGGCCGGTGAGCCGCGTAGGGGCGTCGTCCCCCTCGCCCTTCGGCCGCCGCGCAACCGGTGAAGGCGGTAACGCTCAGCGGCGTCGTGCCAGTCGAATCACCGTCGTCATTCGCAAGCGCCCCCTGAATGCTAGCGAGCAAGCCGACGGTCTCTACGACATTCTCGCCACAGACCCGGACAACAACCACATCATTACGCTGCTGGAGCCACGCCAGAAAGTAGATCTCACCCGCTACATCGAGAAGCACCGCTTCACCTACGACAAGGTCATGGACGACCGAAAGACCAACCGGGACGTATATGAGGAGGCCTGCAAGCCACTCATCGAGACAGTGTTTGAGGGCGGGTGCGCGACGTGCTTTGCTTACGGTCAGACGGGTAGCGGTAAGACATACACCATGCTAGGCAAGGACAAGCAGGAGGGCTTATACCTGATGGCGGCCAAGGACCTCTGGTCGCGACTGAGTCGCGGCATGGGCATCAACGTCTCTTTCTTCGAGATCTACGGCGGCAAGCTGTACGATCTGCTGAACGAGCGCGAGCGGTTGGCGTGTAGGGAGGATAGCCGCGGTGTCATTAACGTCTGCGGCCTGACAGAACACCGCGTCGACAGCACCGACCACCTTATGGAGATCATCGACTATGGCAATACCATCCGTGCGGCGGGATCGACTGGCATGAACGCCGACTCCTCGCGCTCGCACGCCATTCTGCACATCACCATCGTGAATGAGAAGAACCGCTTCTTTGGCCGCTTCACTTTCATCGATCTTGCCGGTTCGGAGCGCGGCGCTGACACGCTGGATAGTGACCGCACCACGCGGCTGGAGGGGGCGGAGATCAATAAGTCTTTATTTGCCCTCAAGGAGTGCATCCGCGCGCTAGACCAGAATCACCGCCACATTCCCTTTCGCGGGTCTAAGCTGACGGCGGTGCTTCGTGACTGCTTCATGGGCAACAGCCGCACGGTGATGATTGGCAACATCAGccccgccagcggcagctgcgagcACACACTCAACACGCTGCGCTACGCCGACCGTGTCAAGGAGCTCAAGAAAGACAAGTCCAGCCAcagcgcggcggaggagatTATGATGGGGCAGATGCCTACGGAGCATGTCGAAACCGTCGGCATCTCCGGCTCCTTCGCGCAACGTCGCGCAAAGGAGCGTGTGATCACGAGCTCGCGCTCCTCCAGCCAGACACGCACTCGCGAGCCCGGAACGCCAAACCAGAAGATGGTCAACAGCTTTCATCGGCACGGCGACGATAGCTCCGACAACACGCTTCGGTCGAACCGCAGCTTCGGCTCGCGCCCCGTCACCAGCAGCTCCCCGCAGAAGAAGTCCTACCACCGCCCGACCCCGACCCACAGCCGCGGCCCGAGTGGCATGTCTTCGGCGATGCCCACGCCTGTAGGTGATGACTCCCGGtacgacagcggcgacagcctcgacgccgaggaggacaATTTGATCCTGGCACACCGCCATCACATCGACTGCATGATGGAGCTCCTGAAAGATGAAATGACACAGCTGAACGCTGCCGAGAACCCGGAGAACTCGATGAGTGGGTACTGCAGGCGTGTGGACGCCATTCTCTCCTCACAGGTGCGCCGCATCGAGGAACTGCGCCGGCAGCTCGATCAGTACACCCGCCatgctggtgccgctggtCGGCGCTGA
- a CDS encoding squalene monooxygenase-like protein encodes MLYFFAAVLCAVSTLLLLNRTLSRLRLSPARTSYDYDVIIVGGSIAGPVLAKALSDQGRKVLMVERTLFTKPDRIVGELLQPGGLNALKEVGMKECAETIGMPCHGYVVVDHKGKQVDLPYRKGASGVSFHFGDFVQSLRSHVFHNCKANVTMVEGTVNNILTEGLSFSERAYGVEYTIAEKYEVPTKPFREDPPKTNPVAATVRKVATAPLVVMCDGGMSKWKSRYQHYTPAYEYHSHFIGLVLKTVRLPKEQRGTVFFGKTGPILSYRLDDNELRLLVDYNKPTLPSLEKQSEWLIQDVAPCLPENMREQFVRVSKDTKSLRSMPMARYPPAFPSIKGYVGIGDHANQRHPLTGGGMTCCFRDAIRLANSLNGIQSLRSVNQEEMAAIEDKIQAAILNYARYRYTHSCCINLLSWALYSVFSSPALRDACFDYFLCGGNCVTGPMDLLAGLDPNVGSLFFHYCCVMLHGVANVMMRTGAYSESGKQLSNLEKLTNVASFFVDWERMKHAAYLLGKSTQIALPLAKSEFYSMWRFVDPTSPLANISKRIKTMVYTKQFNGKQRKPVGL; translated from the coding sequence ATGCTGTACTTCTTCGCCGCTGTTCTCTGTGCCGTCAGcacactgctgctgttgaaCCGCACGCTCTCGCGGCTGCGGTTGAGCCCGGCGCGCACGTCGTACGACTACGATGTCATCATTGTCGGTGGCAGTATCGCGGGCCCGGTACTAGCCAAGGCGCTGTCGGATCAGGGTCGAAAGGTGCTGATGGTGGAGCGGACGCTGTTCACTAAGCCGGACCGCATCGTcggtgagctgctgcagcctgGCGGTCTGAACGCGCTGAAAGAGGTGGGCATGAAGGAGTGCGCCGAGACTATTGGCATGCCCTGCCATGGCTACGTGGTGGTGGACCATAAGGGAAAGCAGGTGGACTTGCCCTACCGCAAGGGTGCCTCGGGGGTGTCCTTCCACTTCGGCGATTTTGTGCAGAGTCTGCGCTCGCACGTCTTCCACAACTGCAAGGCGAATGTTACGATGGTCGAGGGCACCGTCAACAACATCTTGACGGAGGGCCTCTCCTTCAGCGAGCGCGCCTACGGCGTCGAGTACACGATAGCGGAGAAGTACGAGGTGCCAACCAAGCCGTTCCGCGAGGACCCGCCCAAGACCAACCCCGTGGCCGCGACGGTGCGCAAAGTTGCCACGGCACCACTAGTTGTTATGTGCGATGGTGGCATGTCCAAGTGGAAAAGTCGCTACCAGCACTACACCCCTGCCTACGAGTACCACTCGCACTTTATTGGCCTCGTGCTCAAGACGGTGCGTCTGCCCAAAGAGCAGCGCGGGACGGTCTTCTTTGGCAAGACGGGCCCGATTCTGTCGTACCGCCTAGACGACAACGAACTGCGCTTACTGGTGGACTACAACAAGCCCACATTGCCCAGCCTCGAGAAGCAGAGCGAGTGGCTCATCCAGGACGTGGCGCCGTGCCTGCCGGAGAACATGCGCGAACAGTTTGTTCGGGTATCGAAAGACACAAAGAGCCTACGCAGCATGCCTATGGCACGCTATCCGCCTGCGTTTCCCTCCATCAAGGGCTACGTTGGCATCGGCGACCATGCCAACCAGCGGCACCCGCTGACGGGCGGTGGCATGACGTGCTGCTTCCGCGACGCAATCCGCTTGGCAAACAGCTTGAATGGCATTCAGTCACTGCGCTCCGTCAACCAGGAGGAGATGGCCGCCATCGAGGACAAGATACAGGCCGCCATTTTGAACTATGCGCGCTACCGCTACACCCACAGTTGCTGCATCAATCTGTTGTCGTGGGCTCTCTACTCCGTCTTCAGCAGCCCGGCCTTGCGTGACGCGTGCTTCGACTACTTTTTGTGCGGTGGGAACTGCGTGACGGGTCCGATGGATCTGCTAGCGGGTCTCGATCCGAACGTAGGCAGCCTCTTCTTCCACTACTGCTGCGTGATGCTGCACGGCGTCGCTAACGTAATGATGAGGACGGGCGCGTACAGCGAAAGTGGCAAACAGCTGTCCAACTTGGAGAAGCTGACCAACGTCGCCTCCTTCTTCGTGGACTGGGAGCGCATGAAACACGCGGCGTATCTGCTGGGCAAGTCGACGCAGATCGCGCTTCCGCTGGCGAAGAGCGAGTTCTACTCTATGTGGCGCTTCGTCGATCCCACGAGCCCACTGGCCAACATCTCCAAGCGCATCAAGACGATGGTTTACACGAAGCAGTTTAACGGCAAACAGCGCAAGCCTGTTGGCCTCTGA